DNA sequence from the Bradyrhizobium diazoefficiens genome:
CTGATCGACCGCCTGCGCGGCGACGTCGGCGACAAGCGTGCCATGCTGGTCGACGGCGGCGATCTCTGGCAGGGCACGGGGCTCGCCAACATCATGCAGGGCCGAGACATGGTCGAGGTCGCCAATCTGCTCGGCATCGAGGCGATGACAGGGCATTGGGAATTCACCTATGGCGAACAGGCGCTGCGCGACAATCTCGAGCACTTCAAGGGCGAGTTTTTGGCGCAGAACGTCTTTCTGACCGAGGAAGCCGCCTTCAACGACGCGCCCGCCTTCGACAAGGCGACGGGGCGCGTGTTCAAGCCTTCTGTCATCAAAGAGCTCGGCGGCCGTCGCGTCGCGATCATCGGCCAGGCCTTCCCTTACGTGCCGGTCGCGCATCCCAAGCGCTTCACGCCGGACTGGACCTTCGGCATCCGCGAGGAAGAGCTCCAGAAGCATGTCGACGGTCTGCGTGGCACCGACAAGGTCGATGCGGTCATCCTGCTGTCGCACAACGGCATGGACGTCGACCTCAAGCTTGCAAGCCGCGTCGCCGGCATCGACGTCATCCTCGGCGGCCACACCCATGACGCCGTGCCGCAGCCGATTCTCGTTAAGAATGCGCGCGGGACGACGCTCGTCACCAATGCTGGCTCCAACGGGAAATTCCTGGCCGTGCTCGATCTGGCACTCGACAAGGGCAAGGTCAGCGATGTCAGATATCATCTGCTGCCGGTCTATTCGGAGCTGCTGAAGCCCGATCCTGCAATGGCTGAGTTGATCGGAAAGCTGCGCGCGCCGCACGTGACCGACTGGGTGGACAAGATCGCAACGCCGGACCGCCTGCTCTATCGCCGCGACAATTTCGCCGGTCCTATCGACGAACTGATCTGCAGCGCGCTGCGAACCGAGCTCGACGCCCAGATCGCGCTGTCGCCCGGCTTCCGCTGGGGCGTCACCGCGCTCTCCGGCCAGCCGCTGACCATGGAGGATGTGCTCGCGCAGACCGCGATCAGCTATCCGGAGACCTATGTGCAGGAGATGACCGGCGCGCAGATCAAGGACGTGCTGGAAGACGTTTGCGACAATCTCTTCAACGCCGACCCCTATTACCAGCAAGGCGGCGACATGGTGCGCGCTGGCGGGCTCAGCTACGCCTGCAGCCCCACCAACGCGATCGGTAGCCGCATCTCCGAGCTCAAGCTTGGCAATGGCAAGGCGCTCAGCGCCGCCAGGCGCTACAAGGTCGCGGGCTGGGCCTCGGTCAACGGTCAGCAGGGCGCGCCGGTGTGGGACGTTGTTGGCAAATATCTGCGCTCGGGTCGGATGTTTCAGGAGCGGCTCGGTGCCGGCGTCACGCTGAAAGGCGTCGACGGCAATCCGGGCATTGCAGGATAGGAATGATGCGGTTGCAAATCATTCGCGTGATGCTGGTGGCAATGCTCGCATTGGCGGCGGTCCCGCTGGCTTATGCGCAGCAGGTGCCGCTCCAGGACAAGCCGTTCGCCGAGCACAAGATCGTGCTCCAACTCTCCGATGGCGATGTGAAGAAGCAGGCACTGGTGCTCAGCGTCGCCAACAACCTCCTGAAGGCCTATGACCCCGACAAGATCGCCGTCGAGGTCGTCGCCTTTGGCCCCGGCATCGATCTGCTGCTGTCAGGCAGCGAGCACCGCAAGCAGGTCGAAAGCCTGATCGCGCAGGGCGTACGCTTCGACATCTGCCTCAATACGGTGGATACGATCGAGCGGGAGACGGGGAAGCGGCCGGAGTTCATCCAGGCGGCGACGCCGGTGCAGGTGGGTGTCGGGCAGATCCTGTTCTTGGCGGAGAACGGGTACACGGTAGTGAGGCCGTAAGCGGCGCTGTCCCGCGACACTCCTTGTTGCTGTCGTCCCGGACAAGCGCGCCCAAAGCGCGCGTAGATCCGGGACCCATACCCACAGGAGGTCGTTTGGCGCAAAGCTGATAACTCCGAGTCTTCGCAAAACTATTGCTGCGGCGTATGGATCCCGGCCCCTCGTGCGCAATTGCGCACTAGGCCGGGACGACACCAGTTTTGGAGACCACCTGAGACCCTAATCCGCAATAAAGATCTTCTAAATTTTCTTATTTCGGCAGTGCATTACTTCTCTTCTCAGCCTCCGGCGTAGTAGAATTCTCGAAGTCACTCCACGCCGGGTCTTGCCATGATCTTCCGCCAGCTCTTCGACAGTGTTTCAGGCACCTACAGCTACGTCCTGGCCAGCCGCCCCGGCGGCGAGGCGCTCATCCTCGATCCCGTGCTGGAGAAGGTCGATCGCTATTGCCAGCTGCTGCGCGAGCTCGACCTCAAGCTGGTCAAGGCGGTCGACACCCATCTGCACGCCGACCACGTCACCGGCCTGGGCGAGCTGCGCGACCGCACCCATTGCATGACCGTGATGGGCGACCAGACCAAGGCCGACGTGGTGGCGATGCGGGTCGCCGACGGCGACAAGGTGACGATCGAGGGCCTGTCGCTCGACGTGATGTACACGCCTGGCCACACCGACGATTCCTATTCCTATCTGATGGGCGACCGCGTCTTCACCGGCGATACGCTGCTGATCCGCGGCACCGGCCGCACCGATTTCCAGAACGGCTCGTCGCGCGCGCAATACGAGTCGATCTTCAACCGCCTGCTCAAGCTGCCGGACGAGACGATGGTTTTCCCGGCGCACGACTACAAGGGCGACACCGTTTCCACCATTGGCGAGGAGAAGCGCTACAATCCGCGGCTCCAGGTGCGCTCGGTGGACGAATATATCGAGCTGATGGCCAACCTGAAGCTGCCCAATCCGAAGATGATGGACGTAGCGGTGCCGGCCAACATGCATGTCGGCCTGCATCAGGAAGAGTTGGAGAAAGAGGGCCGTGCCCTCAGCGCAGTCGAGGCGATCCGCGTTCTCGGGCGGCCCGATATCCTGCTGGTGGATCTGCGCGAGACCAGTGAGCGGATGAAGCATGGCATGCTCGAAGGCGCGCTGCATACGCCCTATCCGAGTGTCGAGGAGAGCCTCAGGCCCGGCGGCATGCTGCGCGAAGTCGCAGCCGCTACCGGGCGCCGCGTCGTGTTCTTCTGCGCCTTCGGCGAGCGGTCCGCGATGGCGGTCGCCGCCGCGAAGGAGGCCGGCCTTTCCAATACCGCCCATATCGCGGGTGGCATCGACGCCTGGAAGAAGGCGGGCGGACCTGTGGTGCACTGATGCCGCTCCGCTCTTGAGATAAGTCAGGAACCGCACATATTTTGCGGCTAGAAGCGCGGGTGACGCATCATCATCCGGGATCAGCCATGGCCAAGACTACCAAGCCGAGCGAACCGCCGAAGACGAAGGCCGCAGACGGCAAGGCCAGCAGGCCACAGCGGCCGCGCGACACCGACGACGATTACGAGGACGGCGACATCGCCACGCCGAAGCGTGATCGCCATGGGCCGGATGACGAGCCGTTGTGAGCCAAATCACTCTCCGTGGCGGTGGGATTCCGGATCGGGGCGCGCTTGTTCGGGATGACAGCGGAGGATGGAGCCCCGCACTACCTGCCATGCGCCTGCGTTCATGGACAAATAACCGCCCTCCCCGATAGTTTCCGCGCTTCCAGGACGTGAAACGGAACTGCAATGGTCGACGTTCTCGCCGCAGCGCAACAAGGAAAGGCGGACAGCGCGCTGCGCACGCTGACCGGAATCTCGATCGCGCATTGGGTCAGCCATTTCCATCTGCTGGTCATGCCGATGCTGTTCCCGTTCCTGAAGAGCCAGCTTGGCGTCGGCTATGTCGAGCTCGGGTTCGCGCTGACCGTGTCGGCCGTCGTATCAGGGCTGACGCAGGCGCCGACCGGCTATCTCGTCGATCATTTTGGTGCGCGAAGGATCCTCTTGAGCGGGCTGACGCTCGGTGGGCTCGCGCTGATCCTGCTCGGCCTGCATCTGAGCTACGCCTCGCTGATCGCCTGTGCCGTGCTGCTCGGCGTTGCCAACAGTGTCTATCATCCCGCCGACTACGCAATTCTGGCCGAGCACATGGACGAAGCGCGGATGGGCCGCGCCTTCTCGGTCCACACCTTTGCCGGCTATCTTGGCGGCGCCCTTGCGCCGGCGATCGTCGCCGCGCTGGTCACGGTGTCCGGCGGCGTCGGTGCCCTGCTTGCGTCAGGCGCGATCGGCATGCTGGTGGCGCTGCTGCTGGTCGCCATGAACATTCCCGACGCCGGCGCGCACAAGGCCAAGCCGGGCAACGCGAATATGCCAAAGCAGGCCGTCGTCACCCCGGCGCTGATCACCCTCACCGCTCTCTTCATGCTGCTCAGCCTGTCGGTCGCCGGCATCAACAATTTCGGCGTGGTCGCGCTGATGAGCGGCTACGGCGCAACCTATTCTATCGCCAATGTCGCGCTGACGGCGTTTCTTGGCTCCAGCGCCGCGGGCGTGCTCGCGGGCGGCTTCCTTGCCGACCGCACCGAGCGCCACGGCTATGTCGCAGCCGCCTGCTTTGCCGCGAATGCCGCCATCGTGCTGCTGATCGCGCTGGTCACGCTGCCCGGCTGGGCCTTGACCGCGGCGATGACCGCCGCGGGTTTCCTCTCCGGCGTGATCGCCCCCTCGCGGGACATGCTGGTACGCAATGCGGCGCCTCCCGGCGCTGCGGGGCGCGCCTTCGGCATCGTCTCCACCGGCTTCAATCTCGGCGGCATCGTCTCACCGCTGCTGTTTGGCTGGATCATGGACCAGAGCGCGCCACATTGGGTGTTCGGCGCCTCGGTGATCTTCATGGTGGCAACCGTGGTGCTCTCGCCGTTCACGGAACGGAAGGCGCAAGGCGGGTCGTGACGCGGCGGACGCAACCACATCCTCAGTGTCGTCCTGGCGAAAGCCAGGACCCATTACCCAGGAGAAGTTGTGGCGCGAAGCTGGTGGCTACGAGCCTTCGCCAAACTACTCCCTGGGGTAATGGGTCCTGGATCGGCGCTCGCTATTGGATATCGCTGCCCGTTGCCAAGCTCGCTTGTCCAGGACGACAGTTGCGATTGGGATTGGCAGCGACGCTCCACCTTTACGTCGGCGACACCGCGCCCTTCAGGTCGGCTGCCTGCGGAGCGGCGCCACCGGTCAGCCTGGCCTTCTCCGTGTTCGGCCAAAGCAAGAGCAGACCGACGAGACCCGAGCCGACCATCACCACCGCATTGATGGTGAAGCCGGTCATGTAGCCGTCGACCATGCTGCCGGCGCGCTGGATCACGGTGCCCATCACGCTGGGCGCGATGATGCCCGAGAGCGTGTAGAGCGCACCGTAGATCGCGATGATGGCGCCGCGCTGCGAGGCCGGCGTGAACTCACCGAGCATCGGCGGGCAGACGACATAGATCGCCCCGCACAGGCCTGCGCCGACCACAAGCAGCGCGATCTGGAGACCGGCGCCCGCGACGTGCGGCATCGATGCCAGAATCAGGCCGCCGATGATCAACGGCACCGAGCCGAGCACGCCGCGCGAAATGCGTGTGGTGTAGCCGCGCGCCATCATCACCTGCGAGATCCAGCCCGTCAGGATGACGATGGTGGCGCCGAACACCCACGGCAGGATCGAGATGTAGCCGGCCTGCTGCTGCGAGAAGCCGAGACCCGTGACGATGAACGCGGTGAACCATGTCAGGCCGAGCGAGAGCGCCCAATAGGCGCCGAAGGTCGCGATCACGCAGCCGAGGAAGGTGCGCGAGGTCAGAAGCCGGATGTAGGGAATTTTCGGCTCATTGACAGCGAGCGCCTGCGTGTCCTCGAGCGGGCCTTCGTTGCCGAGCGCGAGCCAAGCGCAGACCCAGATCAGACCGACGAGGCCGAGCGCGCCGAAGGCGTAGTGCCAGGAATGATTGACGATGACCCAGTTCAGCGCCGGCACTGCCAGGATCACGCCGAAGGCCGAGCCCTGCGACAGGATCGCGGTCGGCAACGTGCGCTTCTCGTCCGGGAACCATTTGTAGATCGCGTGCGCTGCGACCGAGAAGGCCGGGCCTTCGCCCGCGCCGAGCACGATGCGGCAGATCAGCAGGGTGGTGAACGAGACGGTGCCGACCATCGGAAACTGCGCCAGCGCCCAGATCACCGCCAGGGTCAGCAACACATAGCGCGTCGCCACCTTGTTGACGATGAAGCCGACCACGATGGCCGAGATCGAGAACAGGAAGAAGAACGAGGAGCCGAGCAGCCCGAACTGCTCCGGTTGCAGTTTCAGATCGGTCATGATCGGGACGGCGGCGAGGCCAACGACGATCTTGTCGGCGAAGTTCACCACCATGTAGAGAAAGAGGAGAAAAGTAACCGTCCAGGCGCCCTTCGGCGTATGCTTCGTTGTCCCTTGGGACACCCCTGCCGTCCTGCCCGCCACATTGGGCGTTCCCTGAGCGCTCATCATTCTCCCCGCATGTCTTTTTATCGCACGTTTGATTTGGCCGCCTTGGGAGCTAACAACGGCTTGAACGGCAACGCAACCCCGGCATTTCCACGCCAAGTGTGCTACGCAGCATTGAGTTCATTCCGTCCGGCGCATCGATCTTGCTGAGCATCCGAAACCTCTCCAAAACCTTCGCCTCGGCCGGCGAGCCGATCCATGTGCTGCGCGGCGTCGATCTCGACCTCAAGGCCGGCGAGCGCGTCGCGCTGACCGGCGAGTCCGGCAGCGGCAAGAGCACGCTGCTGCATCTGATCGCCGGACTGGATGCCGCCGATGGCGGCACCATCCGGCTGGAGGACATTGAGCTCACAAAATTGCCGGATGCAGGCCGCGCCGAGTTGCGGCGCGACCGTATCGGTCTGGTTTTTCAGCAATTCAACCTGATCCCAAGCCTGTCGGTCGCCGACAACCTCGTCTTCCAGGCGCGCATCGCCGGCCGGCATGATGCGGCCTGGACCCGCGAGCTGGTCGAGCGGCTCGGGCTCGGCAGCTTGCTCAAGCGTTATCCAGAGCAATTATCAGGCGGACAGCAGCAACGGGTCGCGATCGGGCGGGCGCTTGCGACAAAACCATCGCTGCTGCTCGCGGACGAGCCGACCGGCAATCTCGACGAGGCCACCGCCGACGATGTGCTGGCGCTGACGCGCGATCTCGTCGCGTGCACCGGCTGCGGCTTCCTGATGGTGACGCACAGCCTGCATCTGGCCGGCACGCTCGACCGCCGCATCGTCCTCCATGCGGGACGGATCGCATGAGGCGCGCGCTGTGGGTGCTCGCGGTGTTGCTCAGCCATTGGCGGCGCCACAGGATGCAGTTCGCGACGCTGCTGATCGGGCTGATCGCGGCGACCGCGCTGTGGAGCGGGGTGCAGGCGATCAACCAGCAGGCTCGGAGCGCCTATGACCGTGCGGCGGCGACCTTTGGCGGCGTCCGCACGGCGACATTGGTCGCGCCCAATGCGGCGACGTTCCCGCAAGACCTCTTCGTCAAACTCCGCCGCGCGGGATGGCCGGTGTCGCCAGTGCTCGAAGGCCGGGTGCAGACCAACGGGCGTTCGATGCGGCTGCTCGGCATCGAGCCGGTGACGCTGCCGGTTGACGTCGGCAATGCGCCGCGCCTTGGGGCTGCGGATCTCAGCAGTTTCATCGCGGCGCCCGGCCAGACGCTGGTGGCGCGGGAGACGCTGAGCGATTTGCAGGAGCCGGAGGGCGCGAGCCCGTCGATCAGCAGCGGTGCAAAGCTGCCGCCGCTGCACGTGCAGCCGCAGCTCGTGCCCGACGTGCTGGTGGTCGATATCGGTGTGGCGCAGCTTCTGCTGAACAGGCCGAATCAAGTCTCGCGCCTGCTGATCGGCAAGGCGAAGGGCAAGCCCGCGCCGCTGCAAAGCGTCGTTGGCGATCAGTTGCAGCGGGTCGAGCCCACCGCTGAGACCGAGCTGGAACGGCTCACCGACAGCTTCCACCTCAACCTCACCGCGTTCGGCCTGCTGTCGTTCTTCGTCGGCCTGTTCATCGTCAACTCGGCCATCGGCCTAGCCTTCGAGCAGCGGCTGCCGATGCTGCGGACCTTGCGGGCCTGCGGCGCCTCGGCGCGGCTCGTCAACAGCGTGCTGGTGGTCGAGCTGGTGGCTTTGGCGCTGGTCGCCGGCCTGATCGGGCTCGTCTGCGGCTATGTCATCGCGGCCGCGCTACTGCCCGACGTTGCCGCGTCGCTGCGTGGGCTCTATGGCGCGCAGATTCCGGGGCAGCTCACGCTAAGACCCGAGTGGTGGCTCGCCGGCATCGGCATCAGCGTCGCCGGTGCGATGGTGGCGGCCGCAACCAGCCTGATCAAGGCGATCAGGATGCCGGTGCTGGCGACCGCCCAACCACAGGCCTGGCAGCAGCGGCAGCGCCGCTGGCTGATCCTGCAAAGCGTTGCAGCCTGCGCCGTATTCGCGGTCGCGCTGCTGCTGCTTCACTACGGGCAATCCCTGATCGCGGGATTTGGCCTGCTGGCCGCGCTGATGCTCGGCGCGGCGCTGATCCTACCGGCCTTCCTCGAGATACTCCTGCTTGCCGGCCAGCGCTTTGCGCGCGGGCCGCTGGCGCTGTGGTTCTGGGCCGACAGCCGCCAGCAGCTCTCCGGATTGTCGCTGGCGCTGATGGCGCTGCTGCTCGCGCTCGCCGTCAACGTCGGCGTTTCCACCATGGTGGAAACCTTCAGCCGCACCTTCGTCGGCTGGCTCGACGGGCGGCTGGCGGCCGACGTCTACATCAGCGCCTCCGACAATGCGCAAGCGATTGCGATCCGAAACTGGCTGAAGGAGCGCAGCGAGGTTCAGGCAATCCTGTCGGGCGGGCGCGCAGAGACACAGGTGCAGGGCCAGCCCGTGGAATTGCTCGGCCTGCCCGACCACGCGCTCTATCGCGAGCGCTGGCCGCTGCTGGAAACCGCGCCGCGCGCCTGGACCCAGCTGGTGCCGGGAAACGCCGCCTTCATCAGCGAGCAATTGAGCCGCCGCCTGAACGTCCGAGTGGGTGATGTCATCGACGTGCCGGCGCCGGGCGGGACCTGGGAGCTCGACATTGTCGGCATCTATGCCGATTACGGCAATCCCAAAGGACAGCTGGCGGTGAATGTCGCGGCGCTGATCCGGCAGTTTCCGCAGACTCCGCAGACACGGATCGGGCTGATCGTTCCGCGCGACAAAATCCCCGGCTTGATTGCATCGTTGCAGAAGCAGTTTGCGCTCGACGACCGCAGCGTCGCCGACCAGGCGACGGTGAAGGCGGAGTCGATACGCATCTTCAATCGCACCTTTGCGGTGACGTCGGCGCTCAATGCCTTCACGCTCGGCGTCGCCGGCGTTGCGCTGTTAACGAGCCTTTTGACGCTGGCGAATTCGCGCCTGCCGCAGCTCGCGCCGCTCTGGGCGATCGGCATCACCCGGCCGCGCCTTGCCGCGATCGAATTGACCAAGACACTGTCGGTCGCACTGTTCACGTCGCTCTTGGCCGTACCGCTCGGGCTTTTGGTGGCGTGGTGCCTGATCGCGATCGTGAACGTGAAGGCGTTCGGCTGGCGGTTGCCGTTCCATGTGTTTCCGCTGCAACTGGTCGAGCTGGTCGCGGTTGCGCTGATCGCTTCGCTGCTCGCCGCGCTGCTGCCGGTCTTGCGGTTGGCGCGGATGCAGCCGGCAAGCCTCGTCAAGGTGTTTGCAAATGAGCGCTAAGAAACTCTCGCGTCGCGCTTTTGCCGGCGGCATCGCCGCGCTCGCGGCTGCCCGCCGCGTCGGCGCGCAAGGCTATGCCGGGCTCGGCGAGACCGCCGACGGCTTTGCGAAGGTCAAGCCGGGAAAAGCATTCGCCTTTCCGGACGATCATGGACCGCATCCTGATTTCCGTATCGAGTGGTGGTATCTCACCGCGAATCTCGTCGACGGCAGTGGTGCTCCTTACGGGCTGCAATGGACGCTGTTCCGTCAGGCGACACGGCCGGGGCCGCAAGGCGAACGCTGGGCCAATCAGCAGATCTGGATGGCGCACGCTGCGGTGACGCGCGCCGACACCCACCGCTTCAACGAACGGTTTTCGCGCGGCGGCGTCGGTCAGGCCGGCGTCGAGGCGAAGCCGTTCGCGGCCTGGATTGACGATTGGGAGATGAAAGGTGCTGAACGCACGGACGATCGCACCCTGTCACCGGTGACGCTGAAAGCCTCAAGCACCGATTTTAGCTACACGCTGACGCTGGAGGCCGATCGTCCGGTCGTGTTGCAGGGCGACGGCGGTTACAGCCGCAAGTCCGAACGCGGACAGGCGTCCTACTATTACAGCCAGCCGTTCTACCGCGCGCGCGGCTCGCTCACGATCGACAACAAGTCGGTTGATGTCTCGGGCCAGGCCTGGATGGACCGCGAATGGAGCAGCCAGCCGCTCGACACCGACCAGACCGGCTGGGACTGGCTATCACTTCACCTCGCCTCCGGCGACAAGCTGATGCTGTACCGGCTGCGCCAGAAGGACGGCAAGGACTATCCATTCGGCAACTGGATCAGCGCTAGCGGCGACACGCGGATGATTGCGGGCGCCGATATCCAGATGAGTCCGAAGGCGACGACCGAGATCGCGGGGCGTAAGCTGCCGGTGGAATGGCAGATCGCGGTCCCGTCGCGATCCTTCTCGATTTCCTGCAAGCCGCTCAATCCAAAGGCCTGGATGGGGACCGGCTTCTCCTATTGGGAGGGGCCGATCAGCTTTGTCGGCACGCATGACGGCGTTGGCTATCTCGAGCTGACCGGGTATTGAGCTGCATCCGATTGCTGGAGGCTTCGATGTACCATCTGACCGCGCTCGTCACACTGCTCGCCATCCTGTTTTTCTTCTTCACCAGCACCAATGTCTCGCGATCGCGGACGAAGACCGGCGTCAAGGTGCCGGCGATGTCGGGCCATCCGGATTTCGAGCGCGCCTTCCGCATCCAGATGAACACGCTGGAATGGATGCCGATCTTCTTGCCGTCGCTATGGCTGTTTGCGATTTATATTAGCGATGTCGGAGCGGCAGCAATCGGAGCGGTCTGGATCGTCGGCCGCATCGTCTATTTCATCGGCTATTCGCAGGCCGCCGCCAAGCGCGGGCCGGGCTTTGCGATCCAGGCCATCGCCGCGATTGCGCTGTGGGCGGGGGCGCTGGGGGCGGTGGTGTTAAGGTTGGTGTGACCAGACGAGCCGCTCCTGCACGCTCCGGTGTCGTCCTGGCGAAGGCCAGGACCCATAACCACAGGCGTGGTTATGGGCACGATGATGGCTCCGACCTGCCGCAACAATTAGCTATCGGGGTAATAGGTCCTGGCTTTCGCCAGGACGACAAAAATCACTTCGTCAGCGGGCAGCCACTGTCCTTCGCTGTGAAGAAGGCCTGGTCGCCGGGGACCACCGCGAGCTGCTTGTAATAGTCCCACGGCTTCTTCGATTCCGAGGGCTTCTTGACCTCGAACAGATACATGTCGTGGACCATGCGGCCGTTCTCGAGCACTTTGCCTTTGGCGAAGGCGTCGTCGACCGGCAGCTCCTTCAGTTTCTTGGCGACCGCTTCGGTATCCTTGGTGCCCGCGGCCTTCACTGCCTTCAGATAGCTCAGCGTCGCCGAATAGGTGCCGGCGTGGATCATGCTCGGCATCCTCCCGGTGCGCTTGAAGAAGCGCTCGGAGAAGGCGCGCGTCGTGTCGTCATGGTCCCAATAGAATCCTTCGGTCAGCACCAGGCCTTGCGCCGCCTGCAAGCCGAGACCGTGAACTTCGGCAAGCGTCATCAAGAGGCCAGCGAGCTTCTGGCCGCCCTGGACGATACCGAATTCGGCCGCCTGCTTGATCGAGTTGGTGGTGTCTTGCCCGGCGTTAGCGAGGCCGACGATCTTCGCCTTCGAGCTCTGCGCCTGGAGCAGGAAGGAGGAGAAGTCCGAGGAGTTGAGGGGTACGCGGACCGAGCCCAGCACCTTGCCGCCATTGTGGGTGACGATCTCGCTGGTGTCCTTCTCCAGCGCGTAGCCGAAGGCATAGTCGGCGGTGAGGAAGAACCAGCTGTCGCCGCCGGCCTTGGTCAGGGCACCGCCGGTGCCGACCGCGAGCGCGTGGGTGTCGAACGCCCAGTGGAAGCCATAGGGCGAGCACGCCGAACCGGTGATGCTCGAACTGGCGGCGCCGACCACGATGTCGATCTTCTTCTTTTCCTTGGACAGGTCCTGCACGGCGAGCGCCACCGACGAGGTCGTCAGCTCCGTGATCATGTCGACATTGTCGGCATCGTACCAGCGCCGCGCGATGGAGGTGGCGAGATCGGGCTTGTTCTGGTGATCGGCGGTGACCATCTCGATCTTCTGACCGAGCACTTCGCCGCCGAAATCCTCGATCGCCATCTTGGCGGCTTCAACGGAGTACTTGCCGCCGTAATCGGCATAGACGCCGGACTGATCGTTGAGGATGCCGATCTTGACGCCTTGCGCGGAGGCCGGCGCGGCCAGCATCAAAGCCGACGTTGCGACAGCGGCCAAAAGTACTGATTTCATCTGTTATCTCCCAGCAGTGTTCTGTTTTGAAATCGCGCGGAGTGTAATGAAGAACGACGCGCGTGCCCATCGATTTTGCGTAGGTTGTTTGGTAGGGACGCGGCGCATATCAAAAAATGGTGTCGTCCCGGCCCCCCGTGCGCAATTGCGCACCAGCCCGGGACGACACTGACAATGTGGATATACCGATGGCCACGGAGACAGCCCTAAGCCGCCACCTCCACCTTCTTCTTGTCCCGCCGACCTTCCGCCAGGTTCCGCACCACCACATAGAAGATCGGCGTAAACAGCAGCCCGAACAGCGTGACGCCGATCATGCCGAAGAACACGGCGACGCCGACGGCCTGACGCATCTCCGAGCCAGAGCCGCTTGAAATCACCAGCGGCAGCACGCCGAGGATGAAGGCGAAGGACGTCATCAGTATAGGCCGCAGGCGCAGGCGGCAGGCCTCGATCACAGCCTCCAGCCGTGGCTTGCCTTCGTTCTCGATGTCGCGCGCGAACTCGACAATCAGGATTGCATTTTTCGCCGCCAATCCCACCAGCACGACGAAGCCGATCTGGGTCAGGATGTTGACGTCCTGGCCCATGATGCGCACGCCGATCGTGGCGGCGAGCAGGCACATCGGCACGATCAGGATTACCGCGAACGGCAGGGTCCAGCTGCCATATTGCGCGGCGAGCACGAGATAGACGAACAGCACGCAGATCGGGAACACGTAGAGGCCGGCATTGCCGCCGTTGATCTGCTGATAGGACAGATCCGTCCATTCGAAGCTGAAGCCGCTCGGCAGGGTGCCGTCGGCGAGCTTCTTGATGGTGTTGAGCGCGGTGGTCGAGCTTACGCCCGCTGCCGGCTCTCCCTGGAGCTCGGACGCCGCATAGAGATTGTAGCGCGCGACGCGGTCAGGCCCCGAGACATCCCTGAAGTCGACCACGCTGCCGAGCATCACCATGTCGCCGGCGGCATTGCGCGTGCGCAGGCGCGCGAGGTCGCTCGGCTCTTTG
Encoded proteins:
- a CDS encoding MAPEG family protein, translating into MYHLTALVTLLAILFFFFTSTNVSRSRTKTGVKVPAMSGHPDFERAFRIQMNTLEWMPIFLPSLWLFAIYISDVGAAAIGAVWIVGRIVYFIGYSQAAAKRGPGFAIQAIAAIALWAGALGAVVLRLV
- a CDS encoding ABC transporter substrate-binding protein; the protein is MKSVLLAAVATSALMLAAPASAQGVKIGILNDQSGVYADYGGKYSVEAAKMAIEDFGGEVLGQKIEMVTADHQNKPDLATSIARRWYDADNVDMITELTTSSVALAVQDLSKEKKKIDIVVGAASSSITGSACSPYGFHWAFDTHALAVGTGGALTKAGGDSWFFLTADYAFGYALEKDTSEIVTHNGGKVLGSVRVPLNSSDFSSFLLQAQSSKAKIVGLANAGQDTTNSIKQAAEFGIVQGGQKLAGLLMTLAEVHGLGLQAAQGLVLTEGFYWDHDDTTRAFSERFFKRTGRMPSMIHAGTYSATLSYLKAVKAAGTKDTEAVAKKLKELPVDDAFAKGKVLENGRMVHDMYLFEVKKPSESKKPWDYYKQLAVVPGDQAFFTAKDSGCPLTK
- a CDS encoding ABC transporter permease, with the translated sequence MRRALWVLAVLLSHWRRHRMQFATLLIGLIAATALWSGVQAINQQARSAYDRAAATFGGVRTATLVAPNAATFPQDLFVKLRRAGWPVSPVLEGRVQTNGRSMRLLGIEPVTLPVDVGNAPRLGAADLSSFIAAPGQTLVARETLSDLQEPEGASPSISSGAKLPPLHVQPQLVPDVLVVDIGVAQLLLNRPNQVSRLLIGKAKGKPAPLQSVVGDQLQRVEPTAETELERLTDSFHLNLTAFGLLSFFVGLFIVNSAIGLAFEQRLPMLRTLRACGASARLVNSVLVVELVALALVAGLIGLVCGYVIAAALLPDVAASLRGLYGAQIPGQLTLRPEWWLAGIGISVAGAMVAAATSLIKAIRMPVLATAQPQAWQQRQRRWLILQSVAACAVFAVALLLLHYGQSLIAGFGLLAALMLGAALILPAFLEILLLAGQRFARGPLALWFWADSRQQLSGLSLALMALLLALAVNVGVSTMVETFSRTFVGWLDGRLAADVYISASDNAQAIAIRNWLKERSEVQAILSGGRAETQVQGQPVELLGLPDHALYRERWPLLETAPRAWTQLVPGNAAFISEQLSRRLNVRVGDVIDVPAPGGTWELDIVGIYADYGNPKGQLAVNVAALIRQFPQTPQTRIGLIVPRDKIPGLIASLQKQFALDDRSVADQATVKAESIRIFNRTFAVTSALNAFTLGVAGVALLTSLLTLANSRLPQLAPLWAIGITRPRLAAIELTKTLSVALFTSLLAVPLGLLVAWCLIAIVNVKAFGWRLPFHVFPLQLVELVAVALIASLLAALLPVLRLARMQPASLVKVFANER
- a CDS encoding lipocalin-like domain-containing protein, with translation MSAKKLSRRAFAGGIAALAAARRVGAQGYAGLGETADGFAKVKPGKAFAFPDDHGPHPDFRIEWWYLTANLVDGSGAPYGLQWTLFRQATRPGPQGERWANQQIWMAHAAVTRADTHRFNERFSRGGVGQAGVEAKPFAAWIDDWEMKGAERTDDRTLSPVTLKASSTDFSYTLTLEADRPVVLQGDGGYSRKSERGQASYYYSQPFYRARGSLTIDNKSVDVSGQAWMDREWSSQPLDTDQTGWDWLSLHLASGDKLMLYRLRQKDGKDYPFGNWISASGDTRMIAGADIQMSPKATTEIAGRKLPVEWQIAVPSRSFSISCKPLNPKAWMGTGFSYWEGPISFVGTHDGVGYLELTGY